In the Calderihabitans maritimus genome, GCCTCGACTTTACCGGTATGGGTACTGCTCCAGCCGCGGGACTATATTAATTCCCATCAGTTATTTGTAGCCCTGGCTCTGCTATTCCTGGGATTGATAGTAGCTCACCCGCCTATCGTGGCCCCGGCTGTAAACACAAACATAGCCGATGCTCCGGCTTTTATTCCGTTTTTATTCATTACTATTGCCTGTGGTGCTATTTCAGGTTTTCACAGCATGGCTGCCTCAGGAACAACGGTAAAACAGTTAGATAAAGAAACGGACGCCAAGTTTGTAGGCTATGGCGCTATGCTGATGGAAGGGGCGCTGGCGGTCATGGTGGTTATGGCGGCCACGGCAGGCTTCGGCTCCGCTGCTGCGTGGACTGAACACTATGCCAGCTGGAAGGCTGCCAACGGCTTAGGCGCCAAAGTAGGGGCGTTTATTAACGGGGGCGCGACCTTTGTTTCCTCTATCGGCATTCCAGAGGCAGTAGCTGCCGGCATCCTGGCGGTCATGGTGGTGAGTTTTGCCGCTACCACACTGGATTCGGCTACCAGAATTCAACGGTACATCATTTCTGAGCTTGCCTCGTCCTATAACATCAATATTTTGTCCGGCCGTCACGGAGCTACTCTTCTCGCGGTGCTTACTGCCTTTATCCTGGCTTCATTTAATGGCGGTAAAGGCGGTCTTATCCTCTGGCCGCTGTTTGGTGCCAGCAATCAGCTAATGGCCGGCCTGGCCTTGCTGGTAATCAGTGTCTGGTTGATAAAGATTAAAAAGCCCAGTATTTATACTCTACTTCCCATGATTTTTGTGCTCGTCATGACCTCCTGGGCGATGGTAATCAATACTATAAACTTTTACCGGGCATCTAACTGGCTACTTTTTGTTTTAAGTTTGTTGATTATACTGCTGGAAATCTGGCTTATCTTGGAAGCCATCGGCGCTTTCCGTCGGGTTAAAACGGCGCCGGCCGTAGAGAGTGGCGGTACGACTGCATCCAAGTAATAATTATAGCCTACGAAGGTTAACCCGGAATGGAACACCGCTTTTCGGCGGTGTTTTTTTTGGGGACCTTATTGGTACTGGTAATGATAGACAATTACCTCATAGTAAACCTTATGTTATAATATGAGATGGACTTTGTACAAACTAACAGCCTGAATTTTAGGGCAAATTTTGACAGCAGGGATACAGTCAAGGGGAAGGAAGGTGCCAGAAAATGGACAACCTGTTTATAGTGTTAATTGAGCGGATGAGTGTTATAGCGATACTGGCTTTTTTGCTGACTCGGGCAGAGGTGTTCCGACGCCTTCTTCTCCGCCAGTCTACTGTAGTAGAGAAAATATTCTTTATCTTGTTTTTCGGTTTATTTGGGATTATTGGTACTTACACCGGGGTTCCTATTAAAGGAGCCATTGCCAACTCCCGGGTGATAGGTGCTGTTGCCGGAGGTCTTCTTGGTGGGCCGCTAGTCGGCTTGGGAGCTGGGCTGATTGCCGGACTCCATCGTTTTTCTTTGGGTGGGTTTACTGCCTTGGCTTGTGGGCTCTCGACTACCGTTGAAGGATTGATAGGTGGGTTATTTTCTTCTCAAAATCCTTGGAAGAATGTCAGCTGGAAAAAGGCTTTTGCGGTTGGGGTGCTATCTGAGACAATACAAATGGTAATTATTCTGGCTGTAGCGAAACCCTTCAGTGCCGCGTGGGATTTGGTGAGCATTATCGGGTTACCTATGATAGTGGTTAACTCTATAGGTTTAGCGATTTTTATGGTGATTGTACGCCTGGTTTATAGTGAACAGGACAGGATTGGGGCGATGCAGGCCCATAGGGCTCTGAAAATTGCCGACAAGACCTTGCCCTACTTGCGTCAGGGACTTAATGAGGAATCGGCGAAAAAAGTGGCGGAAATCATTTATCAAAGCACCGAATTAGGGGCAGTGGCCATAACCGACCGGTATAAAATTCTGGCCCATGTAGGTGCCGGAGAAGATCACCACCGGCCGGGTGAGCCGTTATTAACCGAGGCAACGCAAAACGCCATTGCTACCGGACAAATTCAAACGGCCAATAATGCTGAAGAGATCGGTTGCAGGCAACCCGGGTGTTCGTTACGTTCAGCGGTTATAGTTCCCTTGAAACGGCGGGAAGAAGTAATAGGGGCATTAAAACTTTACAAGCTTAAGGAGGGCGCTATAGGACGGGTGGAACGGGAGTTTGCCCACGGGCTGGCTCACCTGTTTTCCACCCAATTGGAACTTGCTCAATTGGAGTACCAGGCCCGGCTGGCAGCTGCTGCCGAAATTAAGGCGCTCCAGGCGCAGATCAATCCCCATTTTCTGTTTAATGCTCTTAATACCATTGTTTCTTACGTGCGGACGAATCCGGAAAACGCTCGCCGCCTGTTAATTCATTTGGGGGAGTTTTTCCGTAAGAATTTGGAACACTGTGGAGATTTTGTTACCTTGGAAAGGGAAATCGAACACATCAAAGCCTACCTGGCCATCGAGGAGGCCCGCTTTAAAGATGTGATTAAAATTGAGTATGATATAGTTCCGGAGCTGCTACAGGTTAAGCTCCCGGCTTTAATCCTGCAGCCGCTGGTAGAAAATGCTTTGAAGCACGGCCTTTTACCGCAAAAAGAGGGGGGACTGTTGCGCATTTCAGCCCGCAAGGTGGTTGAGAACGGTAGAGAGGAAATGCGAATAGTTATTGCTGATAATGGGGTGGGGATGAGTGCTGATAGGGTAAATTCGCTATTAAGAACTCAAAAAGCATCAGGATACCGGGTTTATAGCGGCGGCGCCGGTGTCGGGCTCACCAATGTCAACGAAAGACTGGTGAGTATTTACGGTCCAGAGTACGGTTTGAAAATAGACAGTGAGTTGGGCAAGGGAACTACGGTGAAAATTTCGGTTCCGCTTGATTTTGAACCAGAAAATCGGGCCTTGCTTACCGGTTAGTAAGGGAAAAAGGCAACGACAGCTGAGGAAGGAGATGCGTCCAGGAGGTGAAAAGGAGTGAG is a window encoding:
- a CDS encoding carbon starvation CstA family protein, with product MNSLIVALVAYVGFLIAYRLYGTFISERIFGLDASRKTPAHEFNDGVDYVPTKPEILFGHHFTTIAGAGPIVGPAIAVIWGWVPALLWIFFGSIFMGAIHDFGSLVISARHQGKSVSRITSDLLGPRAGTLFLILTAFALLIVIAVFCLVIAVLFDMFPQSVLPIWVEVPVAIAIGYWIYRGSGNPTIAGIIAIIILYIFVIIGVYVPLKMPGFIAGNPIMTWTVILLIYAYIASTLPVWVLLQPRDYINSHQLFVALALLFLGLIVAHPPIVAPAVNTNIADAPAFIPFLFITIACGAISGFHSMAASGTTVKQLDKETDAKFVGYGAMLMEGALAVMVVMAATAGFGSAAAWTEHYASWKAANGLGAKVGAFINGGATFVSSIGIPEAVAAGILAVMVVSFAATTLDSATRIQRYIISELASSYNINILSGRHGATLLAVLTAFILASFNGGKGGLILWPLFGASNQLMAGLALLVISVWLIKIKKPSIYTLLPMIFVLVMTSWAMVINTINFYRASNWLLFVLSLLIILLEIWLILEAIGAFRRVKTAPAVESGGTTASK
- a CDS encoding sensor histidine kinase, which gives rise to MDNLFIVLIERMSVIAILAFLLTRAEVFRRLLLRQSTVVEKIFFILFFGLFGIIGTYTGVPIKGAIANSRVIGAVAGGLLGGPLVGLGAGLIAGLHRFSLGGFTALACGLSTTVEGLIGGLFSSQNPWKNVSWKKAFAVGVLSETIQMVIILAVAKPFSAAWDLVSIIGLPMIVVNSIGLAIFMVIVRLVYSEQDRIGAMQAHRALKIADKTLPYLRQGLNEESAKKVAEIIYQSTELGAVAITDRYKILAHVGAGEDHHRPGEPLLTEATQNAIATGQIQTANNAEEIGCRQPGCSLRSAVIVPLKRREEVIGALKLYKLKEGAIGRVEREFAHGLAHLFSTQLELAQLEYQARLAAAAEIKALQAQINPHFLFNALNTIVSYVRTNPENARRLLIHLGEFFRKNLEHCGDFVTLEREIEHIKAYLAIEEARFKDVIKIEYDIVPELLQVKLPALILQPLVENALKHGLLPQKEGGLLRISARKVVENGREEMRIVIADNGVGMSADRVNSLLRTQKASGYRVYSGGAGVGLTNVNERLVSIYGPEYGLKIDSELGKGTTVKISVPLDFEPENRALLTG